In Porites lutea chromosome 9, jaPorLute2.1, whole genome shotgun sequence, a single window of DNA contains:
- the LOC140949190 gene encoding uncharacterized protein — translation MLFHFVLNSSQWLAIFLAFCPHGGTTILKRKCGVEEAVKKRPDKASAPYVPQFERLLMKNAIKRHDLNAYSDLGNSNIQCKEQYLVPIAWHKIQNSQGRGNVSDVQLETQIRVLNEAFSNTPFRFKTHSVDRTTNDVWFHNCIIKKFKIRPALAISPARTLNVYTCQFDDPLELGDFTFPWRDHESDAIHGVAIHPETLPYGRMATYNLGHILVHQIGHFFGLYDVCEGGCDGEDDEVADTPRCRDYTHVCTDEKLDTCKAQSGLDPINNYMSDMEDNCTREFSPGQIDKMLRDVKRYKPTLMENIYRPCRIDAAFRWSNGFVYLFLGSRYYRYNETRHGIDPGYPRPIRDHWNGIPSSIDGVFRYVNGITYFFKGNQYYRFNDSSLSVDPGYPRPISNFWLGVPDDIDDVINYLNGYTYFFKGTQYYRFNPNCQRVDPGYPRQLSSYWNGFPNDIESALTWYNGGVYVFKDTQTWFFLHSSDSIGILSSYPESVTKWWNDDPNISGYAAFRHVNGSMFFFKGDKYWSYNEQINQVNPGYPRTLAAWGGVPADVDAAFVWTDGYAYFFKDEIYFRYNNATQRVQDGYPRNISSFWKGVPNNVSAVFRYTDDITYFFKDSFYYRFNDSLQAVDPGYPQPIASFWKGIPDNLDTVFTSGSGLVFFFKQNLFYRFNQTARQVEVGYPKSIALWKGILYQP, via the exons atgttatttcattttgtgctgAATTCAAG CCAGTGGCTGGCAATATTTCTTGCTTTCTGTCCTCACGGAGGAACGACAATTTTAAAACGGAAATGTGGTGTTGAAGAGGCCGTAAAAAAGCGGCCGGACAAAGCATCAGCTCCTTATGTTCCTCAATTTGAGAGGTTGTTGATGAAAAATGCTATTAAGAGGCACGATTTAAACGCATACAGTGACTTGGGAAACAGCAACATCCAGTGTAAAGAGCAATATCTTGTGCCTATTGCATGGCACAAGATCCAGAACTCACAGGGAAGGGGTAACGTGTCAGACGTCCAGTTGGAGACTCAGATACGTGTTCTAAACG AGGCCTTCTCAAATACACCATTTCGTTTTAAGACG CATTCAGTGGACAGGACAACCAACGATGTCTGGTTTCACAACTGTAtaatcaaaaagtttaaaattagaCCAGCTCTCGCCATTTCTCCTGCAAGAACCCTCAACGTTTACACCTGTCAGTTTGATGATCCTCTTGAGTTAGGCGACTTTACGTTTCCTTGGCGTGATCACGAGTCAGATGCTATCCATGGCGTGGCAATTCATCCCGAAACTCTACCTTATGGACGAATGGCGACTTATAACCTCGGGCATATCTTAGTGCATCAG ATTGGTCATTTCTTTGGGCTCTACGACGTCTGTGAG GGTGGGTGTGATGGCGAGGATGACGAAGTTGCAGACACTCCGCGCTGCAGAGATTATACACACGTTTGCACTGACGAAAAATTGGATACTTGTAAGGCCCAGAGTGGCCTGGACCCAATTAACAATTACATGAGCG acaTGGAAGATAATTGCACAAGGGAGTTCAGTCCTGGGCAGATCGACAAAATGCTGCGCGACGTCAAGCGGTATAAGCCAACATTAATGGAAAATATCTACA GGCCTTGCAGAATTGACGCTGCCTTTCGTTGGTCAAATGGGTTTGTCTATCTTTTCCTGGGGTCTAGATACTACCGCTACAATGAAACACGTCACGGAATAGACCCAGGCTACCCACGTCCAATCAGGGATCACTGGAATGGAATCCCTTCTTCAATAGATGGAGTCTTTCGCTATGTAAATGGAATAACGTACTTTTTCAAGGGAAACCAGTATTACAGGTTTAACGACTCGTCTTTGAGTGTGGACCCAGGATATCCACGGCCGATAAGCAACTTCTGGCTGGGAGTGCCCGATGATATTGATGACGTCATTAA CTACTTAAATGGGTACACATACTTCTTCAAAGGAACACAATACTACAGGTTTAATCCAAACTGCCAAAGAGTGGACCCTGGGTATCCACGTCAACTGAGCTCTTACTGGAACGGGTTCCCTAACGACATAGAAAGTGCCTTAACCTGGTACAATGGAGGCGTGTACGTGTTCAAGGATACCCAGACTTGGTTCTTTTTACATAGTTCTGACTCTATAGGTATCCTGTCCAGTTACCCGGAGTCTGTAACTAAGTGGTGGAACGATGACCCCAACATTTCTGGTTACGCTGCGTTTAG ACACGTAAATGGctccatgtttttcttcaaagGAGACAAATACTGGTCATACAACGAACAGATCAACCAAGTTAATCCTGGATATCCTCGCACTCTGGCAGCCTGGGGAGGAGTGCCAGCAGATGTGGACGCAGCGTTTGTTTGGACTGATGGTTACGCTTACTTCTTTAAAGATGAGATATATTTCCGGTACAATAATGCGACGCAGCGTGTACAAGATGGATATCCACGCAATATAAGTTCGTTTTGGAAAGGAGTTCCTAATAACGTGAGCGCAGTTTTCAG GTACACTGATGACATCACATATTTCTTCAAAGACTCTTTTTACTACCGCTTCAATGATTCCCTCCAAGCGGTTGACCCAGGCTACCCCCAGCCAATAGCCTCGTTTTGGAAAGGCATACCAGATAACCTCGATACGGTGTTCACGTCGGGCAGTGGTCTCgtgtttttctttaaacaaaaccTCTTTTACCGTTTCAACCAGACAGCAAGACAGGTCGAAGTGGGATACCCAAAATCCATAGCATTATGGAAGGGAATACTTTATCAGCCATAG
- the LOC140948694 gene encoding uncharacterized protein encodes MKSIITLVFVLSFLILSVGAGTKETAEHDFIYKAAAQICKPYFLRCKQNPEKGISDCFKDVYYRCLPTYRSWLQSVEQCASTAGEDFAAVLGCAKGSNLA; translated from the exons ATGAAATCGATTATTACTCTTGTATTTGTGCTCAGTTTCTTGATTCTGAGTGTTGGAGCGGGAACGAAGGAGACTGCCGAGCATGATTTTATTTACAAGGCAGCCGCTCAG ATTTGTAAACCTTACTTTCTCAGATGTAAACAGAATCCAGAAAAAGGAATAAGTGACTGCTTTAAGGATGTCTACTATCGCTGCTTGCCCACG TATCGAAGTTGGCTTCAGTCCGTGGAACAATGCGCTTCTACTGCTGGTGAAGATTTTGCAGCTGTTCTGGGTTGTGCTAAGGGCTCCAATCTAGCCTGA